From the Pedobacter cryoconitis genome, one window contains:
- a CDS encoding PepSY-associated TM helix domain-containing protein translates to MGTANLSRTVKRNMYSWHRILGIITIIPVIFWTCSGLSHPIIAHWFKLQIAHEYIKPKPINREQVKLSVNEVLQKNGINLLRNFRLIDFQGKTFYQVKDRKNQIQYFSAADGVKLVDGERLYAEYLSRYFLGDSTSKIVSVTQLTNFTDEYKYINRLLPVWKVSFDRKDHMDVYVETSQSRLANYNDTNRKVFLWVFSNFHSYEFIAKITNNTARYALILLLASIVIFSTLSGLLIYGFLWKKFKKPVTGQKVGFLRKYHRAIGIWTSLVTLTFMGSGFYHATHKFTPDDRINYVFEPEVKARDLMVASTALPLNWEQVSNISLARFNDKTYYLVYLIKKENDSWKKQQVAKAETMFGEKAKKTKPDIACYDAANGQLLPDGIMEYSYSLVKHFVAQGAADGEAACCEMMANAAADESAPLIISSSDYLTKFDNDYGFVNKRLPVLKIALSTPQHLTYYLETATGRLAAKVQDSDRREGLSFAVFHKFLLVDFAGKNFRDFLTAFSAFGVLVVSVLGLILFIKTK, encoded by the coding sequence ATGGGCACCGCAAATCTTAGCCGGACGGTGAAAAGGAACATGTATTCCTGGCACCGTATCCTTGGGATTATAACCATCATTCCAGTGATTTTCTGGACATGCTCTGGTTTAAGTCATCCCATCATAGCACACTGGTTCAAATTGCAGATCGCTCATGAATATATTAAACCCAAACCGATCAATAGAGAGCAAGTCAAACTGTCTGTTAATGAGGTGTTACAGAAAAACGGGATTAATTTACTCCGGAATTTCAGGTTAATAGACTTTCAGGGAAAGACCTTTTACCAGGTTAAAGACCGTAAGAATCAAATTCAATATTTTTCTGCTGCCGACGGGGTAAAACTGGTGGATGGAGAGCGTTTATACGCGGAATATCTGAGCCGGTATTTTCTGGGGGACAGTACTTCTAAAATTGTATCTGTTACACAGCTCACCAATTTTACAGATGAATATAAGTATATCAACCGCCTGCTTCCGGTATGGAAGGTCAGCTTTGATCGGAAAGATCATATGGATGTTTATGTGGAAACCTCTCAAAGCAGGCTGGCTAATTACAATGATACCAACAGGAAAGTTTTTCTATGGGTATTCAGTAATTTCCATAGTTATGAATTCATCGCTAAAATTACGAATAACACCGCCAGATATGCGCTGATTCTTTTGCTGGCCTCGATCGTTATCTTTTCTACTTTAAGCGGATTATTGATCTATGGTTTTTTATGGAAGAAGTTTAAAAAGCCTGTTACCGGACAAAAGGTAGGTTTTCTGAGGAAGTATCACCGGGCTATCGGGATCTGGACTTCTTTGGTTACCCTGACCTTTATGGGCTCGGGATTTTACCATGCGACACATAAATTTACACCAGATGACCGGATCAATTATGTTTTTGAGCCCGAAGTAAAGGCACGTGACCTGATGGTTGCTTCCACTGCTTTACCGTTGAACTGGGAGCAGGTGAGTAATATTTCACTAGCCAGATTTAATGATAAAACTTATTATCTGGTTTACCTCATCAAAAAGGAAAATGATAGCTGGAAAAAACAACAGGTGGCAAAAGCTGAAACTATGTTTGGCGAGAAAGCTAAAAAGACAAAACCTGATATTGCCTGTTATGATGCCGCTAACGGACAACTCTTACCAGACGGGATTATGGAGTATAGTTATAGCCTGGTTAAACATTTTGTAGCTCAGGGAGCTGCTGATGGAGAAGCTGCTTGTTGTGAAATGATGGCCAATGCAGCAGCTGATGAATCTGCTCCGCTGATTATCTCTTCTTCAGACTATCTGACCAAATTTGATAACGATTATGGTTTTGTCAATAAGCGTTTACCAGTTTTGAAAATAGCTTTAAGTACGCCACAACATCTTACTTATTATCTGGAAACCGCTACTGGAAGATTAGCGGCGAAAGTTCAGGATTCGGACAGAAGAGAGGGCTTAAGCTTTGCCGTATTCCATAAATTTTTGCTGGTAGACTTTGCAGGTAAAAACTTCAGGGATTTTCTGACTGCTTTTTCAGCATTTGGTGTCCTGGTGGTAAGTGTTTTAGGATTAATCCTCTTCATTAAAACTAAATAG
- a CDS encoding 2-hydroxyacid dehydrogenase, giving the protein MNVFITRVIPESGLRLLEEAGLKIKQWTQQRNMTRDELIAECSWADALLSAGQRLDQEFLEASAHLKVIALHSVGYDNVDIETATRLKIPVGNTPGVLSGATADTAFLLMMAAARNAFYMNRKITNGEWGFFEPTANLGKELNGCTLGVFGLGKIGTEMAKRCAGAFGMKIIYHNRSRNEEAENLLDAELVSFEELLAQSDVLTVHTALTPETEGKFDLAAFKQMKPGSIFINTARGSIHNEADLIGALESKTIWGAGLDVTNPEPMHPDNRLLFMPNVAVLPHIGSATEGTRNAMARLAAENIIAVSKGEKPPFLVNPEVYKEN; this is encoded by the coding sequence ATGAATGTATTTATAACCAGAGTAATTCCCGAATCAGGTCTGCGCTTGCTGGAAGAGGCAGGGTTGAAAATTAAACAATGGACACAGCAGCGGAATATGACCCGTGATGAGTTAATTGCAGAATGCTCCTGGGCAGATGCATTGCTAAGTGCAGGACAGCGGCTGGATCAGGAGTTTCTGGAGGCAAGTGCACATCTGAAAGTAATTGCATTACATTCTGTAGGCTATGACAATGTAGACATTGAAACAGCAACAAGGCTTAAAATACCAGTAGGTAACACCCCTGGTGTTTTAAGCGGGGCAACTGCCGATACTGCTTTTCTGCTTATGATGGCTGCGGCAAGGAATGCTTTTTATATGAACCGTAAGATTACTAATGGGGAATGGGGCTTTTTTGAACCGACAGCTAATTTAGGGAAGGAACTGAATGGTTGTACTTTAGGCGTTTTTGGCTTAGGGAAAATAGGAACAGAAATGGCTAAACGCTGTGCAGGAGCTTTTGGCATGAAAATCATTTACCATAACCGGAGCAGAAATGAAGAGGCTGAAAATCTGCTGGATGCAGAACTGGTTTCTTTTGAAGAGTTGTTAGCGCAAAGTGATGTACTGACTGTGCATACCGCATTAACTCCGGAAACGGAGGGTAAGTTTGATCTTGCAGCCTTTAAACAAATGAAACCGGGTTCAATTTTTATCAATACTGCCAGAGGGTCAATTCATAACGAGGCAGATTTAATTGGGGCATTGGAAAGTAAAACGATTTGGGGAGCTGGTTTGGATGTAACCAATCCTGAGCCGATGCATCCGGATAACCGTTTACTGTTTATGCCTAATGTAGCTGTATTGCCTCATATTGGTTCAGCAACAGAAGGTACAAGGAATGCGATGGCGAGGCTTGCTGCGGAGAATATTATTGCAGTATCCAAAGGGGAGAAGCCTCCCTTTCTGGTTAATCCTGAGGTTTATAAGGAAAATTAA
- a CDS encoding chaperone modulator CbpM — protein sequence MENELITIRDYCVNYAIDPSFIQKLEESGLIVLTIIDGNKFLHFEQLMEMDRYVHFHYDLEINIEGIDAIMNLLQKVKHLQHEVEHLKTHIHLHEGH from the coding sequence ATGGAAAACGAATTAATAACTATAAGAGATTACTGTGTTAATTATGCCATTGACCCTTCGTTTATTCAAAAACTGGAAGAGTCCGGATTAATCGTACTGACCATAATTGACGGAAATAAATTCTTACATTTTGAACAATTAATGGAAATGGACCGTTATGTCCATTTCCATTATGATTTAGAGATCAACATTGAAGGGATCGATGCGATCATGAACCTGTTACAAAAGGTGAAACACCTGCAACATGAGGTTGAGCATTTAAAAACTCATATCCATCTGCATGAAGGACATTAA
- a CDS encoding DnaJ C-terminal domain-containing protein yields MAYIDYYKILGVDKKATQDEIKKAYRKLARKYHPDLNPEDKEANKLFQQINEANEALSDPDKRKKYDEYGENWKHADQAQQQGNPFGGGGRRGGSGGFGGGFGGGSDFGGGDFSDFFESMFGGGGRQQRNAAKFRGQDLQASLQISFREAAETHKPTITVNGKNLRISIPAGIANGQVIKLKGQGGAGANNGPAGDLFITITITDDPIFKRLGDDLYLTKEIDLYTALLGGEATIDTLSGKVKLKVPEGTQNGTKIRLKGKGFPVYKKEGEFGNLFITYTVNIPTSLTEKQKELFKELQELSK; encoded by the coding sequence ATGGCATACATTGATTATTACAAAATCCTGGGCGTGGATAAAAAAGCAACGCAGGATGAGATAAAGAAAGCGTACAGGAAACTTGCACGTAAATATCATCCAGATTTAAATCCCGAAGACAAAGAAGCAAATAAGTTATTTCAGCAGATCAATGAAGCGAATGAAGCATTGAGTGATCCTGATAAGCGCAAGAAATATGATGAATACGGTGAAAACTGGAAACATGCAGATCAGGCCCAGCAGCAAGGTAACCCTTTTGGTGGCGGTGGCAGACGCGGTGGTTCAGGTGGTTTTGGCGGCGGATTTGGTGGCGGCTCAGACTTTGGCGGCGGCGATTTCTCAGATTTCTTTGAATCCATGTTTGGTGGCGGCGGCAGACAGCAAAGAAATGCGGCAAAATTCAGAGGACAGGATTTACAGGCTTCTCTGCAAATCTCTTTCAGAGAAGCGGCAGAAACACATAAACCTACCATTACGGTAAATGGCAAAAACTTAAGGATTTCTATTCCTGCCGGTATTGCCAATGGACAGGTCATTAAACTGAAAGGTCAGGGTGGCGCGGGCGCAAACAACGGGCCTGCCGGAGATCTTTTTATTACGATAACGATCACTGATGACCCTATTTTTAAGAGATTGGGCGACGATCTTTACTTAACGAAGGAAATAGACCTGTATACTGCTTTACTGGGGGGAGAAGCTACGATTGACACCTTAAGTGGAAAAGTAAAGCTAAAAGTACCAGAAGGTACTCAGAACGGAACAAAAATAAGACTGAAAGGCAAAGGATTTCCTGTTTACAAGAAAGAAGGAGAATTTGGAAACCTTTTTATAACTTATACAGTTAATATACCAACAAGCCTGACAGAAAAACAAAAAGAACTATTTAAAGAACTTCAGGAACTGTCGAAATAA
- a CDS encoding phospho-sugar mutase has translation MQLEAAIQNTINEWLNGNYDQQTKEEIQKLIDSEASTELVDAFYRSLEFGTGGLRGIMGAGSNRINKYTIGTATQGLSNYLLKKYPGEQIKVAIAHDSRNQSDFFAKITADVFSANGIHVYFFKELRPTPELSFAIRHLGCRSGVMLTASHNPKEYNGYKAYGADGGQFTSPDDNMVMDEVANIKSIDEVKFERNEKLVELIGEEIDTLYLDQITALSVSPEAIARQKDLKIVYSPIHGTGITLVPKALAQFGFTNLTLVKEQSTPDGNFPTVVYPNPEEKEAMTLALNKAKEIDADLVLATDPDADRVGIAVKNNDGEFVLLNGNQTGSLLINYLLTAWQEKGKLDGNQYIVKTIVTTNLVEEIAKAKNVEYFNTLTGFKHIGHLITSLQGKKTFIGGGEESYGYLIGELVRDKDAIISCAFIAEMTAFYKDKGSSLYDAMLDMYVEYGLYKEELVSLTKKGKSGAEEIKAMMEKFRNNPPLELGGSKVKTLKDYELGVETNLDTKEKTKLDFPVSDVLQFITEDGSIVSARPSGTEPKIKFYCSVNAPLADKAQFKTVDAALGVKIKSLMDDLQA, from the coding sequence ATGCAATTAGAAGCAGCAATACAAAACACCATTAACGAGTGGCTTAATGGCAATTATGACCAACAAACAAAAGAAGAAATCCAGAAACTAATAGACAGTGAAGCGTCTACAGAATTAGTAGATGCCTTTTACAGAAGTCTGGAATTTGGTACAGGCGGACTCCGCGGTATAATGGGAGCTGGTTCTAACAGGATAAATAAATACACGATTGGTACAGCCACGCAAGGCCTGAGTAACTATCTGCTGAAAAAATATCCCGGAGAGCAAATTAAAGTAGCTATTGCCCATGACAGCAGAAATCAATCAGACTTTTTCGCTAAGATTACTGCTGATGTATTTTCCGCTAATGGAATCCATGTATACTTCTTCAAAGAATTACGCCCTACTCCTGAACTTTCATTCGCTATCAGACACTTAGGATGCCGCAGCGGTGTAATGCTTACTGCTTCACATAACCCTAAAGAATATAACGGATACAAAGCTTACGGTGCGGACGGAGGACAATTTACTTCTCCTGATGATAATATGGTGATGGACGAAGTTGCCAATATCAAAAGCATTGATGAGGTTAAATTTGAGCGTAATGAGAAACTTGTCGAACTGATCGGCGAGGAAATCGACACTTTATATCTTGATCAGATTACTGCACTTTCTGTTTCTCCGGAAGCAATCGCCAGACAAAAAGACCTTAAAATAGTTTACTCTCCGATTCACGGTACAGGAATCACTTTAGTTCCTAAAGCATTAGCTCAATTTGGCTTCACCAATTTGACTTTGGTTAAAGAACAAAGTACACCAGACGGAAACTTCCCTACAGTAGTTTATCCTAATCCGGAAGAAAAAGAAGCAATGACTTTAGCTTTAAACAAAGCGAAAGAAATTGATGCGGACCTGGTTCTGGCAACAGACCCTGATGCAGACCGTGTTGGTATCGCTGTTAAAAATAATGACGGAGAATTTGTATTGCTTAACGGAAATCAGACTGGTAGTTTATTAATCAACTATCTGCTTACTGCATGGCAGGAAAAAGGTAAATTAGATGGTAACCAGTATATTGTTAAAACTATCGTAACCACTAACCTTGTTGAAGAAATTGCCAAAGCTAAAAACGTTGAATATTTTAATACCCTGACCGGGTTCAAACATATCGGACATCTGATCACCAGCCTGCAAGGCAAGAAAACCTTTATTGGTGGTGGAGAAGAAAGTTACGGTTACCTGATCGGTGAGCTGGTAAGAGATAAAGACGCGATTATTTCCTGTGCTTTCATCGCTGAGATGACTGCTTTCTATAAAGATAAAGGCAGCAGTTTATATGATGCCATGCTGGATATGTATGTAGAATACGGCTTGTATAAAGAAGAATTGGTTTCTCTGACTAAAAAAGGGAAAAGCGGTGCTGAAGAGATTAAAGCCATGATGGAGAAATTCAGAAATAACCCGCCATTGGAACTTGGAGGCTCTAAAGTAAAAACTTTAAAAGATTACGAACTGGGTGTGGAAACTAATTTAGATACGAAAGAGAAAACGAAACTTGATTTCCCTGTCTCTGATGTACTGCAATTTATTACTGAAGACGGAAGCATTGTTTCTGCCCGTCCTTCAGGTACAGAGCCTAAAATCAAGTTCTATTGCAGTGTAAATGCTCCATTAGCAGATAAAGCACAGTTTAAAACAGTTGATGCAGCACTAGGTGTTAAAATAAAATCATTAATGGACGATTTACAAGCGTAA
- a CDS encoding LacI family DNA-binding transcriptional regulator, translating to MKPLSIKDIAKKANVSITTVSFILNGKAEKMRISQDMITKVEAIIKEVGFRPNQVARSLRTGNTNTIGLIVEDISNPFFAAIARLIEDKAYKHGYKIIYSSTENNLDKAKGLIRMFKSRQVDGYIIAPMVGMEEDIRELLSDRTPVVVFDRHLPGLEVSSVLVDNIKGTYMATDSLIVKGMKNIAFVTVDVDVEQIKDRYKGYEQALKANKIKINPKLCKLISFSNTADETTAELTQFFTDNPEIDAVLFATNYLAVRGLFSFREMNKKLNGSFKVIAYDDHDIFKLHSPTISAVDQPIEEIAENVINFVLKELASVDSFEKKELNNVVLSSRLIER from the coding sequence ATGAAACCCCTCTCTATAAAGGATATCGCAAAGAAGGCTAATGTATCTATTACTACTGTCTCTTTCATATTGAATGGTAAGGCAGAGAAAATGCGTATTAGCCAGGACATGATTACAAAAGTCGAGGCAATTATTAAGGAAGTGGGCTTCCGGCCAAACCAGGTCGCGAGAAGTCTGCGCACAGGGAATACCAATACAATAGGATTAATTGTAGAAGATATTTCTAATCCGTTTTTCGCTGCCATCGCAAGGTTGATTGAGGATAAAGCTTACAAACATGGTTATAAGATTATCTACTCGAGTACTGAAAATAACCTGGACAAGGCGAAAGGCCTGATCCGGATGTTTAAGTCCAGGCAGGTAGATGGTTATATCATCGCACCGATGGTGGGTATGGAAGAAGATATTCGCGAACTGCTTTCTGACCGTACTCCGGTAGTGGTATTTGACCGTCATTTACCAGGACTGGAAGTGAGCAGTGTTTTGGTAGACAATATAAAAGGAACTTATATGGCTACTGATTCCTTAATTGTTAAAGGAATGAAAAACATCGCTTTCGTGACTGTTGATGTTGATGTAGAGCAGATCAAAGACCGTTATAAAGGTTATGAACAGGCGCTGAAGGCAAATAAGATTAAAATCAATCCAAAACTTTGCAAGCTGATTTCATTCAGCAATACTGCGGATGAAACCACTGCTGAGCTGACTCAGTTTTTTACGGATAACCCGGAAATTGATGCCGTACTTTTTGCGACAAATTATCTGGCTGTAAGAGGCTTGTTTAGTTTCAGAGAAATGAATAAAAAGTTGAATGGCTCATTTAAAGTCATTGCTTATGATGACCATGATATTTTTAAACTGCATTCTCCGACAATCAGTGCAGTCGATCAGCCGATAGAGGAAATTGCTGAGAACGTAATTAACTTTGTTTTAAAAGAGCTGGCTTCGGTAGATTCTTTTGAGAAAAAGGAATTGAATAACGTGGTGTTATCGTCCAGACTGATTGAAAGATAA
- the poxB gene encoding ubiquinone-dependent pyruvate dehydrogenase encodes MAKTVAAKLVEILIQAGVKRVHGLVGDSLNGIVDEIRNSKDIEWIHYRHEEAAAFAAGAEAQLTGKLAVCAGSCGPGNMHLINGLYDAHKSNAPVLAIAAHIPSEQVGTSYFQETRPESLFRECSYYCETIASARQMPRVLQIAMQHAIGQNGVAVISLSGDVAMEKMENEELDHPLFVSRPAIRPADEELQKLAQFINEAKKVTLLCGAGCRDAHDELLAFAGKIKSPIVHALRGKEHVQYDNPYDVGMTGLIGISSGYHAVEESDLLLMLGTDFPYKEWFPSKAKIIQIDIRPERLGRRCKLDLGLTGDVRETIKSLLPFVEEVTDVAFLEKCQQRYKENRKNLMGHAQMVSGKAIHPEYLTRILSEQAADNAIFTADVGTPTVWAARYVDMKKGRKLIGSFNHGSMASAMPQAIGAQVAFPERQVISLSGDGGFAMLMGDILTIYQYDLPVKIIVYNNSSLGFVAMEMKVIGMPPFGTDLKNPDFAKMAQAIGIRGIRVEEAEGVEAAIAAALAHPGPVLVDVVVNQAELSMPPKIDFEQAKGFGIYMLKQTLNGDGKEVWDTISSNFLGK; translated from the coding sequence ATGGCAAAAACAGTAGCAGCGAAATTGGTAGAGATACTAATTCAGGCAGGGGTTAAGCGTGTACATGGTTTAGTTGGCGATTCCCTGAATGGAATTGTAGACGAGATCCGTAATTCTAAAGACATTGAATGGATTCATTACCGGCATGAAGAAGCGGCGGCATTTGCTGCTGGCGCTGAAGCGCAGTTAACAGGTAAATTAGCAGTTTGTGCAGGGAGCTGTGGCCCCGGAAATATGCACCTGATTAATGGTTTATATGATGCACATAAAAGTAATGCACCGGTACTTGCCATTGCAGCGCATATCCCAAGCGAGCAGGTCGGCACTTCTTATTTTCAGGAGACGCGTCCGGAATCTTTGTTCCGCGAATGCAGTTATTACTGCGAAACAATAGCTTCGGCAAGACAGATGCCCAGAGTTTTACAAATCGCGATGCAGCATGCCATAGGGCAGAATGGGGTAGCGGTTATCAGTTTATCTGGTGATGTGGCCATGGAGAAAATGGAGAATGAGGAATTAGATCATCCTTTGTTTGTTAGTCGTCCGGCGATCCGTCCTGCTGATGAAGAATTGCAAAAGCTGGCGCAGTTTATTAATGAGGCTAAAAAAGTCACTTTATTATGCGGTGCGGGCTGTAGAGATGCACATGATGAATTGCTGGCATTTGCAGGTAAAATCAAATCGCCAATTGTACATGCATTAAGAGGAAAAGAACACGTTCAGTATGACAATCCTTACGATGTCGGGATGACGGGGTTAATTGGTATTTCTTCAGGTTATCATGCAGTAGAAGAAAGCGATTTGCTGTTAATGCTGGGTACTGATTTTCCTTACAAAGAATGGTTTCCTTCAAAAGCCAAAATCATACAAATAGATATCAGGCCGGAAAGATTAGGGCGCAGATGTAAACTGGATCTTGGCTTAACCGGAGATGTCAGGGAAACAATTAAGTCTTTACTGCCTTTCGTAGAAGAAGTAACTGATGTTGCTTTTTTAGAGAAATGTCAGCAGCGTTATAAAGAGAACAGGAAAAACCTGATGGGGCATGCACAAATGGTCTCAGGTAAAGCTATTCATCCTGAATATTTAACCCGTATATTAAGTGAGCAAGCGGCTGATAATGCAATCTTCACGGCAGATGTTGGTACGCCAACGGTATGGGCGGCACGTTATGTGGATATGAAAAAAGGCAGAAAGCTGATTGGTTCTTTTAACCATGGGTCAATGGCGAGTGCTATGCCACAGGCAATTGGCGCACAGGTTGCCTTTCCCGAAAGACAAGTAATTTCTCTATCCGGAGATGGTGGCTTTGCGATGCTGATGGGTGATATTTTAACAATCTATCAATATGATCTGCCAGTAAAAATCATTGTCTATAACAATAGTTCTCTTGGTTTTGTGGCGATGGAGATGAAAGTGATCGGAATGCCTCCTTTTGGTACAGACCTTAAAAACCCTGACTTCGCAAAGATGGCGCAGGCTATTGGGATCAGAGGAATCAGGGTAGAAGAGGCAGAAGGGGTAGAGGCCGCTATTGCAGCGGCATTAGCCCATCCCGGGCCAGTATTAGTTGATGTTGTTGTTAATCAGGCAGAACTGTCAATGCCACCTAAAATAGATTTTGAACAGGCTAAAGGATTTGGAATTTACATGCTGAAACAAACACTGAATGGTGATGGAAAAGAAGTGTGGGATACGATCAGTTCAAATTTTTTAGGTAAATAG
- a CDS encoding SCO family protein, whose protein sequence is MGRRLIYLFLLLAVVTGCKDKTKRLPFLQQDITGTDTTYRTIPAFRFLNQDSAVVTNKDFDGTIYVADFFFTSCPTICPTMHRNLLKVYQKYLNNPEVKLASHTIDVKYDTPSRMKAYATKLGIKGTQWEFLWGTKEQTYALAERNYLVSVGQDKAAPGGFIHQGYLVLVDKDKRIRGAYDGTVDAQVEQLMKDMDILLAEYKH, encoded by the coding sequence ATGGGAAGAAGATTAATATACCTGTTTCTGCTGCTGGCAGTAGTAACAGGCTGCAAAGATAAAACGAAAAGACTGCCTTTCCTGCAACAGGATATCACAGGTACTGATACGACCTACCGGACTATTCCAGCTTTCAGGTTTCTGAATCAGGATAGCGCTGTGGTGACCAATAAAGATTTTGACGGCACTATTTATGTCGCTGATTTCTTTTTTACTTCCTGCCCTACAATCTGCCCCACCATGCACCGCAACCTGTTAAAAGTATATCAGAAGTACTTAAACAATCCAGAAGTGAAATTGGCTTCACATACCATTGATGTGAAATATGATACACCTTCAAGAATGAAAGCTTATGCTACTAAATTGGGTATTAAAGGTACGCAGTGGGAATTTTTATGGGGAACCAAAGAGCAAACTTATGCTTTGGCTGAACGTAATTACCTGGTCTCTGTAGGACAGGACAAGGCCGCACCTGGTGGTTTCATTCATCAGGGCTATCTTGTGCTGGTAGATAAGGACAAAAGGATCAGAGGCGCTTACGATGGAACAGTAGATGCCCAGGTAGAACAGCTCATGAAGGATATGGATATCCTGCTGGCAGAATATAAACACTAA
- a CDS encoding superoxide dismutase codes for MKLFKSFLPIVLLFAGTQTLSAQFKLAPLPYAYNALEPAIDKQTMEIHYTKHHQGYVTNLNAAVKGTAAEGKTLAQILAVASTYPAAIRNNAGGHYNHSLFWQIMAPKPKPASPEFLKEIDANFGTMEKFKAAFADSAAKRFGSGWAWLIVQNGKLKITTTPNQDNPLMDAVAEKGRPILALDVWEHAYYLKYQNKRADYITAWWTVVNWPEVERRYNEVVKK; via the coding sequence ATGAAATTATTCAAAAGCTTTTTACCTATCGTTCTGTTATTTGCAGGCACACAGACCCTGAGCGCACAATTCAAACTTGCGCCATTACCCTATGCTTACAACGCACTGGAACCTGCTATAGATAAGCAGACTATGGAAATACATTACACTAAACATCATCAGGGGTATGTAACCAATTTAAATGCTGCTGTAAAAGGTACTGCTGCAGAAGGTAAAACACTGGCACAAATATTAGCTGTGGCTTCTACTTACCCTGCTGCTATCCGTAACAATGCCGGCGGACACTATAACCACTCCTTATTCTGGCAGATTATGGCTCCTAAACCAAAACCTGCATCACCTGAGTTTTTAAAGGAAATAGATGCAAATTTCGGTACTATGGAAAAATTTAAAGCTGCCTTTGCTGATAGCGCTGCGAAACGTTTCGGTTCAGGCTGGGCATGGTTGATTGTACAGAATGGAAAATTGAAGATTACAACCACTCCAAACCAGGATAATCCATTGATGGATGCAGTAGCTGAAAAAGGCCGTCCAATTTTAGCATTGGATGTTTGGGAACATGCTTATTACCTGAAATATCAAAATAAACGTGCAGACTATATAACTGCCTGGTGGACAGTAGTGAACTGGCCGGAAGTGGAACGCAGATATAACGAAGTTGTAAAAAAATAA